Sequence from the Sciurus carolinensis chromosome 1, mSciCar1.2, whole genome shotgun sequence genome:
gtACTGCAGGAAATACTTATTAAAGGTTCAAATGAACAACAATGTGGTAAAAGTTCAAGGCTCTAGAATCAAACCAAAGCCCACCCTAGATGGTTGTAAGCTAgacttaaataaattttgaaagtttattgGGAAGGATACAGAAATTGTTTGAAAACACTGTACACTTAGCAGACTGTCAATAAATGATAGCTACAATCAGAACTTCATAATATTTACGTACTGTTTCCCTATTCGAGCATAGCAGAAACTCCAGTTTGCAAAGGATATGCAACCTAATTGGAGAGATGTCTCTTCTACACTTACAGGCCAAGTGTCAAGTGCAAAGTACCATGTCAACAAAGTAGGAAGCAAATGCTGTTGAATTTACCAATGGAGAAAGTAGGGGGAGATCCAAGTGTGCTAAGAATAAATATTATGGAATATCTGAAATCTTCCATTTCCATAAAATGTGGGTTTATGTGATATAactattttgttctatttatgagaaaaatgaggcCCGGAGAAGGGTggagacttgcccaaggtcaaatAGCAAGACCATGTTTTGCTCTGACTGGCTTCTGGCCCTAAGTCCCATGTGACCTTCTGGGAGTTGTATGTGAAAGAACGAAGAATCCTGGCTTGAGCATCACTTCTGTTGAGAAGAAAGCCTTCTAGGGATCCTTAGCTTAGCATCGCTGTCTGTAACTTAGCATTGTTCCCACTAGCccttggaaaaggaaaaagaaagcagcaTTCTTGGGCACCATGTTGGCCCCTAGAGTTGAAATCTGTGATCCTTATTATCTTCTACTCTTTACATGTCATACTAGGTGGTTCTCTGTCCTCAACCCCACAGCTGTTTCCAGCTACTAATTCTTTCAAACATTTATGGGTACTCAGATTCTGGGGACTCGATCacaatttctcttttcctgtgtttcttattggtgcattgtagttatacataatggtggaattcattattaaatatttgtatgtgcataTGATACatcaatataatttggccaatatcattctttattattttcccttttcctcccctctttcctcctcctgatctttttcctctactccactgatatccctttaattttcatgagatcaccttccccccacccagcaacctttcctttcccttttcctctgtgACTTCCACACGTGAGAGAAagcatacaacccttgactttgcaagtttggcttatttcccttaacataatgttctcaagttccatcctttttcttgtaaatggcataattttatttttccttatgattgaataaaactccattgtgtatagataccacattttctttgtccattcatccattgatggacatcaGTCACCTTTTCAGAACTGCCCCAACTTCCCTGAACAACTGCCTTCCATGGCCATTTCTACATGGCTGGTAATTTCTTGCTCCTCTGGTGCTAGGTTGATCTCAGGCTGAGGCTTGACATTTGCCTCTGCTATATCCTGAGGAATAATAAACAAGCTACAGCCCCACCCCTGGATTTTGCCAACCTTTCTAGTTTCCCTCTCCAGGAgcatatattgtatatatgttaCATAAAGAAACTATGTATTCTGTGTACTGTGGCTTATGGGAAAAGTCTGATCTTGCACTTAAAGGAAGTATGGAGAACTTAGAAAGGAATTTTTTCTCTCCACAGGACCTATGGTATGATTATAACTCTTATCGCTTCTGCAAGTCTTTGTTCTGGCCTGTGACTGTCCTTCACGTTGGAGCAATGCATAGGACAAGTGCAATGGTTGGAGAGACATAGAGCAGCATGATTCATAGACAATAAAACAGCTTCATCcagttaatattttcaaaaatattgcaCTGACTACAGTAAAAatgatgattattttaatagcaatAATTCTAACAGTTACTATTTACAGAACAATTACAATATAATGGGCTCTGTGCTAATCATTGTACATGCATTAACCTAATTAATCCTCCCAGCAACTCTATGAATTAGGGATATGTTGTTAACCTCACTCCACAGACAAGGAAACAAGACCAGGGGAGGTTAAACAATGTTCCTGAGCTTGCTCCTCTGGTAAGTGGTGTAGAAAGACAGTCAGAGAAATATAGACCAGATATCAGAAGCTGAGACTTCTTGTCACTGCATGTATATAATGAGGAGCTCTAGCACCACAAGAGTTGGGGTCTGGGGTCTAGGTATGCTGAAAAAAACATTGAGCCCTTCCCCAGGTTCCACCACACTCCCCATCTGGTGACCTCAGAGGGTCACTTATCTTCCTGAGTAGATCTCCTCATCTGTATAATGAGGATAGCCATCCCTATCTCTCAGGAAGAGTCTGGTAGTTAAGGCAATCGGAacaaatatgtttgttttaaaacaaatagttTGAAAATAGTGACTAAGTTGACAAAAGTTTCTACttggagtcagactgcctgggGCAAAATCTTGTCTCTGTCACTTTTTTGCTATGGGATCCTGGGACATGACcgtttctttttgtctttgttttctcatctggaacATGGGTATATAAGTACCTGATTCATAGGGTTATTGTAGGGATGATTAGAATAGACATAAATTGTCTGAGTAATTGTCATTGAGTAAAGGCTCAATGAATGTGTGAAGCAGTAGAAGGCACAGCCGTGCCTCAGCAGAGCAGCATTGATTGCATTTCTAGGAGCTGAAGTTTCTCCATTAGGGGGCACATGGCCAGAGCTGCACTAGTGCAGTgcccaggggaggggagaggaaggtggagaaagaaagaacagaaggcAAACACAGAATTGCAGATAAAGAGAGACAtacaaagcacagagacaaaagagaaagagagaggcagagagacatggagtggaaagacagaaagagaaaccaACACATAGAAAGACCTGGAGATGTACAGAGACAGAATGGTGAAAATAGAGAGATGGTCAAAGGTGGAGAGAAGCCCTCAAAGaaacacagacacagagaaaggaaggaggggaaaagagATTACTGATTGCCTGGTCTGAAGCATGACATTAGGTCTTCTTTGCCCTGACTCTCCACCCACCCTGGATCCTTTGTGTGAGACCCTAGGATCTCTGCTGTCACTACCCAGAGTCAGGGAAGGAAAGGCCACAGTGGTGGAGAATCTGTCCTGACCCATTTGGCTACAGAGTGACAAGCAGAGGCATTTCAAGATTCACGAGAGAATTCAGAGTGAACCGCACTAGGAATATTGGGTGTGAGGTCAGGGCTCTGTCCTCAGACTTCGGGTGGAAGAATTGAGCTCCTCTTGCCCCTTCTTTCAGAATATTCTCACCAATATTAAGTCAGAACCTTTGCTTCTGAATGTATCTCCAGGCTGCCCCTTTCAGAAATTGGACCCCGGTTCATCAGCTGTCCCTTTACAGATGATAATCGATGATCTCCTTCTTAAGCTTCTTTCTTAAGAAGATCAGCTTTCACTTCAAGAGTCAAGggtcttctttgctttctttcttgctGATATCATAAGTGAAGCATCCCAACATGCTGATTATTTCTGTTGCTAAATtcctaatttctaaatatttcatatttataaaattgaagGTTGGGAGGGTTAGTGGCAGGCACATGGAATTTTAAGACCTAGAACAGAATCTGAAAAGCAGCTTTTCCATCTTACTGTCTGACCTTGGGCAGGTGACCACCTCAGCCTGTTTCCTTATCCCCCTAAACTATtctgataaaaatataatatggatAAGCCCCTTTGCTTAGTGCCTGGCACCAAGTAAATAATTTCTATATAGAATTTGGTGATAGTGACAGCAGTAGGAGCAGCAGTGGCATAAAGCCTTTCTTTTCTTAACAtaaaatttcattcaattttctaCAGGAAATCGATGGCAAggcatttaaataaatgaatatcttTGCTGCTTGATGGCAGTGTAATTTGGGTGCCCCTCAGAACTTTTCCTTCTTAGCTGGGTCAGTCATTACCCATCATTCATAGATATAATTGCACACGGGAAGGCTCTACAGCTATAATGAGCATCTTGTTCCAAGCCAGAGCTGAGACTGCAGCACACGAAGATGTGGTTGGATGCTAGACTGAGAAAATTCTTAAATGCTAATGAACAGGGAGCTTATGCGAAAGCAGTGGGGAGCACCTGAAGATGAAATAGATCAGAAGAGTAAGGCAAACGGATGACAAGGTGTCAACTGACTGGGAAGAGAGGAATGTTACTCTAACTGCTCTGTGGACATCCACTGTGAGAGGAAAGACCCTGTACCCATCCATGGTGTCCGAGTGTAGCCACAGTGCCACAAAACCCAGACTGCTGGTTGACATTCCCTTTGTCATCTAGCCCCTCTGCACTTCCCAACATATCTCCTTTATTAACTTTCAGATGAAGTGATGGGGCACATTCACCAGTTGGTGAGCCGCAAGAATGTGAGCTGCCCTGAATCATGGCTTCTTTGGCCTCTAGGCCTCTCCAGTCCTTGTCTACCACAGTTGCCTGACAGATCTCCTGTTCTTAAGGCAAAATTAAGGTCCTGCTATTTTTGTGCATGCCTTGCACATCCATCTGCTGGTCCTCTGCCCAATGTGTCCCCTTTCCCCAACATGTCCCCTCCCCTTGCTACAAAAGCACATCCCATCTGTGCTCTacttcttgctaagttgccttgAACCTGTCCCATGTATCCCTACTACAAGGATTCTTTCCTCCTATTGATGCCTAAAACCACCAGTTTATACCCCTCCTCCAGTCCTGTGCTGCCTTGAATCATAGTTGTTTGGTCTCAACTACCAATGTGTGATTCTACCAGATGCTGAGTGTGTTTACTCAATTATGCATTTTAGATCTGAGGAAATAACCACTTTGGGGTTAGGGGACCCACTGTAAGACAGACCTGAGTCAAAATTGCATTGAACACCTGACCTGCGAAAGCCCCACTCTGACTGCTAGGCCACAGTATTGTTTTGGACTTCCTAGAATTAGTGTTAGTTCAGAACCAGTGTCCAGCAGTCCCCGAAAgctctgattattttctttttcccactgcTCAGCTACCCTGGTAGAAGGCCACAGGTCCCTTGGACGAACTTGGGAGAAAGATtaacaatgtatattttttatgatGCAGCAAAGACCTTTTGAATAAGAGACTCTTCCATGTTTTTATTCAAAAGGTTCTGAATCTATAAGCTATATCATGTCTGGCCTTGACTATTTTTTGCTTTCATGACTTGTAATTGCTTTTGTTTATGCACAGATATCATCCTGAGACCCAGCTGTGCTACTGGATGGTTTTACTACAGATCCAATTGCTACGGATACTTCCGGAAGCTGAGGAACTGGTCTGATGCTGAGGTAAGGGATTTGATTATTTGACTTCTTTCAAGAAAGGGGTCATCCAGAGCCCCAGATATCATTTGATTCAGAATGAAGAGACCTTCCTTGGCACTTTGAGGAGAAGCCACCTGGATGGTGAAATGGAAAGAAGAGGGTTGCTGTGTTCAACTCATTCCATATTGTAAGCACCGATAAAGCAGATACGATATGCCCAGGCCCTGGATGGGTTACAAGGACATACGAATGAAGAGGAAAAAGCCCCTGCCCTCAACATAGAACGAAGGAGAATGAAAAGACCAGGAACTTCCAGGAAAAAATGGTTGAATTCCTGAGAGAGATTTGCCAGAAAGAGAGTAATGTGTAGAAAGGCATGGAACAGAGGCAATCCCAACAAATGGGAGGTCTCATTGCTCTATAAAACCCCAAAATGtactgatgttatttcattgagattttgtctAAGGCATACTCAAATAGCCAGTTGAAGTAAGTGGAGACTCACTGTTGTCTCTCTGAATTGTGGTTAATTGAAGCAACTGACTGGGGAAGCCATGGGGGTGTGGTGTGGCATGATCTGGGCTCCAGGTAGTCTCAGAACTCCTGTAcataactcaaaagaaaaaaaaaaaaggatggagcACCTACCACGGGATACCTACTGAGGACTCAAAAATAATCTCTGGCTTTAAAAAGTACAGGATGAGTAAGGATTTTGACATTTGAACAGAAAATGCCAACATAGCATAAGCATAGATGACTTTTCTAAGATTATACCAAAAATAAGTAATAGGGAAAACCCAGGGAGGTCTGCCCTAACACATTGCTTTCCTGAGCTGAGTCATgaataatgagagagagagagagagagagagagagagagagagagagagagagagagagagaatgtgtgcaATGGAAGGAagaaggtggggagagagagcaTTAGGCAAAGGCACTTCCCAAACTGTAATTTTGAGGAAACTGAacctcagagaggtgaagtgacttgtcAAGGTCACAAACACTAACAAGTCGCAAGACCAGGACCCTGGGCACTTCCTCTGACCCCAAATCTCTTGCCTTTGCGTTGTGCTGCCTCTTCCTCACATGCCTGACTCTGTGACGTTGTCTTCTCCCATGGTGACAGGAATCTCCTGTGGGATTTAGGTCTTGGTTGctggaggagaaagaggggacTGCGTGAGTCCCTTCTGCTTGGCACACTAGGATTCCAAGGAGAGGGCTGTGCTTTGAAATGTCAAGGCATCATTAATGGGACCTCTCCTTGTGTGCAGCTTGAGTGTCAGTCATATGGAAACGGAGCCCACTTGGCATCTATCCTGACTCTAAAGGAAGCCAACGTCATAGCAGAGTACATAAGTGGCTATCAAAGAAACCAGCCCATATGGATTGGCCTGCATGACCCACAGAAGGTAACCTCAAACATGGCCCACGAATGTCTTTTGTAAAAGCCAGGAAGATAGCCCCTTTCTAGGAAATGGTCTCCTGGCCTACTAATAGGGGCACAGGCAGTGGATCTTTCTGTCAGCTGCTTCTAACTGACAAAAGTCAAGACATCAGGGTCAGGAACCCAGATCTGTAACACCATTTTACAGAACTTCTATCTAATTAAGGTCATCCTGAATCTTAGAAAGTGAAATTACCagctttctaaaaaataaaaaataggttgatgtaagtatatatatgtgtgtgtgtttgtgtgtgtgtgtgtgtgtgtgtgtgcgtgcgtgtgcgtaCATAAGGAGACTTGTCATGATACTCAGATTAACTACATCTCCATTAAATCTCGAATGAAAGTTGAACATTTTCTGCTAACCTTTCTCTCAGATACTGTTACTTCTTTTCATTATCCTTGAGTTTTTTTCACTGGACTCTGGCTGTATCTTTCATCAATACTTCATTGTAAGGAATGCCATGTGAGGTCTCCATAAGGTTGCGTTTTATAGATTCTTTGTGGAGTTTTGATTTGGTTCTAAACTCATAGGGACACAGGAGAAAACCCCGAAACTTTGTTTCTTGGTCATGCTGCCAGAGATATCAGACATTCACATCACATCTGCCATGAATGCATATTTATCCTTTAGAATGTACCCATAAATATCTTCAtgctttttctcttcttgaatATAATGAGAAAATGGGTAACCTTTGATCACTGTTGCTACATTTTATATAGTTACTCATCTTTTAATGATGTTTATTTGACTAccataattttacattttcatctaTTCACAATTGCTATTAAACATAACTCTGCTTTTCAGAGATAGGATAAATATTTAcatctatttatataacatttttgtagtttaatgttttatattcatgactgagaaaaataagtaacaaacattttaaaaattgagtaatGTCTCTGGTAGTCAAAAAGTGTAAAGTAAGAAAATATAGTTTGCCTTGTCAGATTATctaacttttgctttttcttaatgaataatatttttaagtatatagaGAAATTGTTCCTATGCCCAGTTTGTGAGCATGTAATTTCTACAACTGAACTATTTTGGAACATACTTTGGCAATTCACATCAATAATCTCAAAATATCCATACCCTTTGGCCCATTAATTCTACTTCTGAGATTCTATCAtaaggaaataatttgaaatatgaaaCAGTTTTGTGAACTGTTCATAAAGTGTTCATAGCAGTATTCTTTATAATAATTGTAATTTAGAAACAATATACCTatcaatagaagaaaataaaggaaaattatagtatatttttcccattaaaaatatttagaaagcaaGTTACAAAtttgagtatatattttaaagattaaaatgttaCTTCCTAATGTTTAACTTTCTTTGCTAAAACATGTACAGTCTGTTTTCCCTTGAGTTGGATAATATATTCTAAATTATCTTGGTGAATGCAGTTTGACTTGACTTGGGATTCTAATATGAatctatatattttgtcttcacatgttgaAAGTTTTATGCAAAAGTGTatagtaatgatttttttcattattttctatagaGAAAAATTATTCTCCATGATGCTCATGATATAAGGCATGTTGtttaatagtgtttttttttacCCCGTTCAAGTAGTTGCAGTTTTTTAAACCACTTTAGTGTCTTTCATtaattgaatttggaatatgcaccCAAGGCCCATCTGTAAAGTCTTGGTTTTTAGCCTCTTATGCTTTTTGGTGATGGTAGAAACTTTAGAAGGTGAGGCCTAGACCTTGTGCTCCAACTCTGATGTACTGCAttcccacaggcccaaagcaatagagccCAGAGACCATGGGCTCTATTGAAACctgagtcaaataaacttttcttcctttcaaaaaaaaaaaaaaaagattataacattggggaaatactttaaaacattgaTATAGGCAAAACTTTTTTTTGATGGGACCTAAAAAGCAAAGGCAAAAATAGATAATCTCTGAAGAGCAAAGTTCTATTTAAGAGCAATTGTTaatagataaaaatgtaaaatcctTAATAGTAAAAtcatcaaactaagaagcttccaTATAGCAAAGAAAACCATCAACAGAGTGGAGGGACAGTCTGCAGAATATGtgcaaactattcatctgacaagggatattgatatccagaatatatgaggaactcaaaaaacaacaaaaaaatttattcaattaaaaaatggcctaaagatctgaatagatatttctcaaaacaaTACAGACAAATGGTCAATGAGTGctagaaaatgttcaacatcactaatcatcagggaaatgcaaatcaaaaccacctgcTGCCTCACCCTATTATCAAATAGAACACAGGTGGTGAGATGTAGGGAAGAGGGAACCCTGGCATGCTACTGATGGGAACATAAATTAGCAggaccattatggaaaacagtatgaggattccttaaaaaattaaaaattgaattatgaTATGAGCCAGAAATCTCACTACTGAGTATTTAGCCAAAGGAAAATGAATCATTATGTCAAGGAGATACCTGTACTCTCaagtttattgcagcactattcataataattgagttatggaatcaaccaagGGGTCAATGGACAAGGAAAATATGGccctatacacaatggaattttattcatccataagaaaattaaatcctGTCATGTGCAgcaaagtggatggaactggagattgttagagtaagtgaaataagacagataCAGAAAAATGACACATCTTCTCACTCATATGTGAAAACTGTTGAATGGAATGGAATAGTGGTCACCagagacaggaaaaaaacaaGTCTTCCTACCCTCAGTGGAGGGAAAGGATTGGAAACGGGGCACCAAAATACAGTTAGTTTGGAGGAATTCGTTCTGGCTTTCCATAGTACAATAGGGTAGCTGTTGTCTACAGCAATCTctgatacatttcaaaataactagaagactGAATATTCTGAACACATAGAAATGATGACTATGTGAAGAGATGAAAGTGCTTTTACCCTGACtgatcattacatattgtatatgtatatactggGTGGTCACACTGTACCctataagaatatacaaatattatttctttataacaaaacataaaaatgtaatgatCCATGAAGACATTCATGTCAGAAGTAAATTTGCTGATATAGCAGTAATTTTCTCCTCTCAGTGTTTAATGTagtaacttttctcttttttctttgcacATTTCTGCACTTCCCAGTTTTTACAGTGAAAACTATTTTGAAGAGGCCCAAGGGAACTCAGACTTGGGCAGGTAGGATTGCTGACgtgtttatttcttctgtctcCTTTCATTGCAGAGGCAGCAGTGGCAGTGGATTGATGGGGCCTCGTACCTGTACAGATCCTGGAGTGGCAGGTCCTCGGGTGGGAATAGGCACTGCACAGAGATAGGCTACAATGACAGTAAGTTCCCCTGCATCCTGTACCTCTTCCCCAATCATGGCTCCTTCCTTTGACTAGTTGAGAGCAAAGATGGAAATGGTCACCTTCCTTCCCTACTTTCCCCCTATAGAAAGAGAAGCAGTTCTCTCCTTCTTCAGGACAATGGCATTGCCATAGCTAATGTTTACCAAACCTCAGTCGTCTGTGACCACTTAACGGTCTTTGCCATACCAGTATACAAACCTGTTCAACAATTTactctgtattttctttaaatctgctcacttcttttcttaaatatatttattttaaaatcatattgtaTCCCCTGAAGGGACACATGTCCCACTTTGGTAAACCCAGGCCACAGGGAGTAAGTGTATACAGTGAAACAGATGAATCCCTCCTGATGCCTTTAAAATTAGGGTTCCtgattatgatcgcccaccgcccgcggggacaatcacaacgcgtacgctcttcttcatcacaggaaccaaaaagctttattccacaagtctcagatttatattgagaacatcagcctatcagagagtagactaccaggaaagtcagcctatcaaggaacagtctctaggcagataccaggatcgcctcatgtacaacagccaaccagagttacttcctaaaacttgtttacgagtgcagctatgtttggcaagctgccaggcgccatcttagagatcaggccacggtgcagctctggggccctcagagcccgcccctgacacctGATGAGCCCTAGAAACCCAGTCTTGGCCTGAGTTCTTCCTTCCTGCTTGTTTCCCTGAGTCCTGTGCAGTGGCTGAACCTCAGTTGCAGGCTGCATGCCCTCAGTCACTTGGGCTTTCTCCTTGCCTTGCTTGCTTTCATTCTTTGCTCTTTATGCTACTAAATTATGTTTTCCAGTCTTGGTACTAATGACCAATGATTATGGAATGggaattctttgttgtggggggcTATCTTGTACAATCCAGGaggtttagcagcatccctgttCTTGCTATTCAATAGATTCCAGAAGCATCACCCCGCTTCCTGGGAtgtgacaaccaaaaaatatttccagatattGCCAAACTTCCCTTCTGGGGTCCGATTCACTGGGGATTGAGAACCAcagccagtaaatgaatggaagatTTCAGTGGCAAAATAAGAACACAGAGTTTTCAAGTTGTGAAAGGGTATGTGTATTTGAGAACATCCCTGTGAGTCTAAAAGACTACCATAAGTGATACCAGACTCTCTCCTAGCCAAGAATTTGGCTGGTGCAGGGCCTGGGTCAAGCACTCAGGAACTGGGTCTAAGGTGGAAAAGGGACCAGTTGCTTTGGTTTATTGATGACTGAGGGATAAAGCttataagaaaaacaacaaacaagagTGATAAACTTTGTAACAGAAAAGGTGGGGAGGGTGGACATGAGGAGACAGACTTGGGGAAGACCCTCAGAGACAGAAAACTGGAGAGGGGATTTTCACAGACCAGCAGTGCCCATGCTGCTGCTGTTCAAGGCATAGGTCAGCTCAGCTGAAGAAGCACAGCCGAGACCCACTGGCAGAAGCTACCAAAATGTGGATGCCTacccaaaggaaggagaaagctgAGCTCTCGGCACCATCCAAACACATCAAGGGTTCACCCAGGAAGTCATGATAAACCCATTGCTAGAGTCAACCAAGCAAAAGGTGGACAGTGTAGTGTTCACTGTAGTTGAAACATATGCAAAGCGTTTGAAGAAAGACTTAATGACACAAAAAGATCAACTGAGGAGTATTTTAGACTGAATTCCAGGATTCACTTCAGATCTATAACATCAGACTCTCCAGGGCTGGAAGATGGACCGACCTTGGGGAAGTGGTAGACCAGATGCTTCCCAGAGTCCCTCCCAGACCCAGATTCCTGAGTTTTCCCTTGGTCAAAGTTCTCAAACAAAAAATGTCTGTTCCCTGTCAGCCCGTGATCAGATGATGATGTTCCTTTGTGAAGTTACCTGTGTGGTAGTGATGGAGAACCTCAGGTTCTCGAGAGCATCCCCTCTGGcgcttctccttcttctcctggGTTTACTCACCTCAGCTTGACTCAGAGAACAGGCTCCACACAGAAAGTACAAGCAAGGAACCAAGGCTGAGAGAAAATCAGGTGGAAGGCAGAATTGGAAGGGACATTGCCCTCAATCCCATCGGTGTCACTTTCTATCTGTAGAATGGATTTTTGCCCTCAGgttcactttctattttttaatcttaaaattcaaAGTGTGTGATTCCGCAgtgcacagtgacacacacatTCTTCTCTCTCAGTGATGGggctcattccttttttttttttttctatttagaaaaaagaaaaaaaaaaggacattttattCTGTGTGTCCTTTGGTCATCCTTTGGAACTCTCTGCTTTATACCACAGTGTAACTGTTTTGTGACTCCCTGGTGGTGTTGTGTTTCCTGACTTATCTTTGGTTCACTTTGAGATATTTAATAATGGTAACTTCATTTTGCAGTTTATAAAGAAATTTCATGTTCAAGCTAGTTTGTGGTCAAGAGTAGGGGTTCTGCATTCTCAGTGTCCAGGTAGAATTCCTGTTCTTCCCCTTGACTGGGCTGTGTTGACCCCAggaagatttcttatttttctgtgcctcagaTGCCTGAAGGAAACAACAGTGCCAACCATATGATGTGCTTCCACTGCAGTGCAGGCTGGGCTCATGACTCCTGTGCCCCAAAGGGGAGGAGGCTTGTCTACTCCCCCTTCTCTGCATTTCCCCACCCATGATGGGGAAgggacaaggagagagaaaactgataCCTTTCTAGGTGCTGCATGGGGTGAGCTGGCTGTTCTTGACTGCTTGAAGCTGCTGTTCCAGCTTAATTATGGGTTCTATGGGTGTCACCTCAAAAGGACCCACTAAGAACACCCTCCATCTCAAGCAACACCCAAAGCACTTATGCTCCAAACCAGATTCAAGCAGACACCCTTGTGGTGATTTCCATGCTAGTGATCTTGTGCACCATCTCTTTGCTCTGAACTGTGAGAATGCCCAGCAAGTCTGTCCTCCCCATTGTATTTGCACTCTGTGTCTCTAAATCTGAGCACCAAGGATGTGGACAAGGGCAGTGCAGCCTCTGTGCCTCCTGAGAACT
This genomic interval carries:
- the Reg4 gene encoding regenerating islet-derived protein 4, whose protein sequence is MASKSMRLLLLLSCVVNPEVLGDIILRPSCATGWFYYRSNCYGYFRKLRNWSDAELECQSYGNGAHLASILTLKEANVIAEYISGYQRNQPIWIGLHDPQKRQQWQWIDGASYLYRSWSGRSSGGNRHCTEIGYNDNFLTWNKNECSKRQHFLCKYRP